A window from Macaca thibetana thibetana isolate TM-01 chromosome 7, ASM2454274v1, whole genome shotgun sequence encodes these proteins:
- the ZNF774 gene encoding zinc finger protein 774 gives MWLRTSGKSGLPGHCLENPLQECHPAQLEEWAIKGISRPSVISQLEQKEEPWVLPLQNFEARKILRESHADFEHQVAKLNQDISETAEQCGTSSERTNKDLSHTLSWGGNWERGLELEGQHGTLPGEDQLEPFSQERDLNKLLDGYVGEKPMCAECGKSFNQSSYLIRHLRTHTGERPYTCIECGKGFKQSSDLVTHRRTHTGEKPYQCKGCEKKFSDSSTLIKHQRTHTGERPYECPECGKTFGRKPHLIMHQRTHTGEKPYTCLECHKSFSRSSNFITHQRTHTGVKPYRCNDCGESFSQSSDLIKHQRTHTGERPFKCPECGKGFRDSSHFVAHMSTHSGERPFSCPDCHKSFSQSSHLVTHQRTHTGERPFKCENCGKGFTDSSALIKHQRIHTGERPYKCGECGKSFNQSSHFITHQRIHLGDRPYRCPECGKTFNQRSHFLTHQRTHTGEKPFHCSKCNKSFRQKAHLLCHQNTHLV, from the exons ATGTGGCTGAGGACTTCAGGGAAGAGTGGGTTACCTGGACACTGCTTAGAGAATCCTCTTCAGGAATGCCACCCAGCACAGTTAGAAGAATGGGCTATCAAAGG AATTTCCAGGCCTAGTGTAATCTCCCAGTTGGAGCAGAAAGAAGAGCCATGGGTCCTACCACTCCAAAACTTTGAAGCGAGAAAGATCCTGAGGGAAAGCCACGCAG ACTTTGAGCATCAGGTGGCAAAGCTCAATCAGGACATTTCTGAAACAGCAGAACAATGTGGAACATCTTCAGAAAGAACCAATAAAGATCTTTCTCATACTCTTAGTTGGGGAGGAAACTGGGAGCGAGGCCTAGAATTAGAAGGGCAACATGGAACCCTTCCAGGAGAGGACCAGCTGGAGCCCTTTTCACAGGAGAGGGATTTAAACAAGCTCCTGGATGGATATGTAGGAGAGAAGCCTATGTGTGCAGAATGCGGGAAAAGCTTTAACCAGAGTTCCTATCTCATAAGACACCTAAGAACCCACACTGGCGAGAGGCCCTATACGTGCATTGAGTGTGGGAAAGGCTTCAAACAGAGCTCAGACCTTGTCACCCATCGCAGAACACACACAGGAGAGAAGCCCTACCAATGCAAGGGGTGTGAGAAAAAATTCAGCGACAGCTCAACACTCATCAAACATCAGAGAACCCACACAGGGGAGAGACCCTATGAGTGCCCAGAGTGTGGGAAGACTTTTGGGCGGAAGCCACACCTCATAATGCACCAAAGAACCCACACAGGCGAGAAGCCCTACACGTGCCTGGAATGTCACAAAAGCTTCAGTCGAAGCTCAAATTTCATCACTCACCAGAGGACCCACACAGGGGTGAAGCCTTACAGGTGTAATGACTGTGGGGAGAGTTTTAGCCAGAGCTCGGATTTGATTAAGCACCAACGAACCCACACAGGAGAACGGCCCTTCAAATGCCCAGAGTGTGGGAAGGGCTTCAGAGATAGTTCTCATTTTGTAGCTCACATGAGTACTCATTCAGGAGAAAGACCTTTCAGTTGTCCTGACTGCCACAAAAGCTTCAGTCAGAGCTCACATTTAGTCACGCACCAAAGAACACACACAGGTGAGAGACCTTTTAAGTGTGAAAACTGTGGGAAAGGATTCACTGACAGCTCCGCCCTCATTAAGCACCAACGAATCCACACAGGAGAAAGACCGTACAAATGTGGGGAGTGTGGGAAGAGCTTCAATCAGAGCTCCCACTTTATTACCCATCAGAGAATCCACTTAGGAGACAGGCCCTATCGATGTCCTGAGTGTGGCAAGACCTTCAATCAGCGTTCTCATTTCCTCACACACCAGAGAACGCATACAGGAGAAAAACCTTTCCACTGTAGTAAATGTAACAAGAGCTTCCGTCAGAAAGCGCATCTTTTATGCCATCAAAACACCCATTTGGTTTAG